In Synechococcus sp. CB0101, a genomic segment contains:
- a CDS encoding ribbon-helix-helix protein, CopG family: MTSESPSEQPYEIDPEKFPKQLSIDLPTEIAEHFQKLALKTGRSIDELILEALDKELGEY, encoded by the coding sequence ATGACAAGCGAATCCCCCTCAGAACAGCCATACGAAATCGATCCAGAAAAGTTCCCCAAGCAACTCTCGATCGACTTACCAACTGAAATAGCCGAGCATTTTCAGAAGCTTGCCCTGAAGACCGGCCGCTCCATCGACGAATTAATACTGGAGGCTCTAGACAAGGAGCTCGGCGAATATTGA
- the mscL gene encoding large conductance mechanosensitive channel protein MscL → MSRTRNFLTDFRAFINRGNVVDLAVAVVIGGAFGKVVNAVVTLVMDSLLQPVLKAANVDAIASWPAGEVLVAAINFLVISFVVFLIVRSIEALRRKEEAVAPPDTQAQLAAAVTRLADALDRRQL, encoded by the coding sequence ATGAGCCGTACACGCAACTTTCTGACTGACTTCCGAGCCTTCATCAACCGCGGCAATGTGGTTGATCTGGCTGTGGCCGTGGTGATCGGCGGGGCCTTCGGGAAGGTGGTGAATGCGGTGGTGACTTTGGTGATGGATTCATTGCTGCAACCTGTTCTCAAGGCGGCGAACGTTGACGCCATTGCCAGCTGGCCAGCCGGTGAGGTGCTGGTAGCAGCGATCAATTTCCTGGTGATTTCATTTGTGGTGTTTTTGATCGTGCGCTCGATCGAAGCCCTGCGGCGCAAGGAAGAAGCCGTTGCCCCACCCGACACTCAGGCCCAACTGGCTGCAGCGGTGACGCGCTTGGCGGATGCCCTGGATCGCCGCCAGCTCTGA
- a CDS encoding HD domain-containing protein, whose protein sequence is MSVSARYGEALLWAEQIHRDQRRKGKAIPYISHLISVSALVWEDGGTEDQAIAALLHDAIEDAGQSHASIAERFGSAVADMVLDCTDTNGTPVGGEKEPWLLRKTRYIASLEHKPEASLLVTAADKAHNAGDIVLDARRDPGMWIKFNAGLEGSAWYLLRMHQQLNRRLSGSRSVERLGEAVSEVLASESYRRLVPDGLAPAVWAAGYAERQAER, encoded by the coding sequence ATGAGCGTGAGCGCCCGCTACGGGGAAGCCCTGCTCTGGGCTGAGCAGATCCACCGGGATCAGCGCCGCAAAGGCAAGGCCATCCCCTACATCTCCCACCTGATCAGCGTCAGCGCCCTGGTGTGGGAAGACGGCGGCACGGAAGACCAGGCCATCGCCGCCCTGCTGCATGACGCCATCGAGGACGCCGGCCAGAGCCACGCGTCCATCGCCGAACGCTTTGGCAGCGCCGTGGCCGACATGGTGCTTGATTGCACCGACACCAACGGCACACCTGTGGGCGGAGAGAAGGAGCCCTGGCTGCTGCGCAAGACCCGCTACATCGCCTCCCTGGAGCACAAGCCCGAGGCGTCTCTCTTGGTGACGGCGGCCGACAAAGCCCATAACGCGGGAGACATTGTGCTCGATGCCCGCCGCGATCCCGGCATGTGGATCAAGTTCAACGCCGGGCTGGAGGGCTCGGCCTGGTATCTGCTGCGGATGCATCAACAGCTCAACCGCCGCCTATCGGGTAGTCGGTCGGTGGAACGCCTCGGTGAGGCGGTGAGTGAGGTGCTCGCCAGCGAGAGCTATCGGCGGCTCGTGCCCGATGGGCTCGCGCCGGCGGTGTGGGCAGCGGGGTACGCGGAGCGCCAGGCGGAGAGATGA
- a CDS encoding Nif11-like leader peptide family natural product precursor, whose translation MSWSELERFVADVEADAALQRALKHCRSRKELILAARRLGYRITRIDLQRAWQEEQLEPQGPAEASR comes from the coding sequence ATGAGCTGGTCAGAGCTGGAGCGTTTTGTGGCCGATGTGGAGGCTGATGCAGCGCTCCAACGCGCTCTCAAGCACTGCCGCTCCCGCAAGGAGCTGATCCTGGCGGCACGGCGACTGGGCTACCGGATCACGCGCATTGATCTGCAGCGCGCGTGGCAGGAGGAGCAGCTGGAGCCTCAAGGACCTGCTGAAGCGAGCCGCTGA